A single genomic interval of Cucumis sativus cultivar 9930 chromosome 7, Cucumber_9930_V3, whole genome shotgun sequence harbors:
- the LOC116405049 gene encoding mitochondrial import inner membrane translocase subunit TIM50-like isoform X1, whose amino-acid sequence MSPLIFRSRFFSLLKNRHGRLMSSDLASTPSKDALNASQKLVSDQIPPDAQTTSATSSSSSSSKPWNFFKYSLIGALTGATAVAGYASYDFKPKFFLHFPLLSKISSLIGSLPPPSSKSEE is encoded by the exons ATGTCCCCTCTCATTTTCCGATCCCGATTCTTTTCCCTTCTGAAGAATCGCCATGGCCGTCTTATGAGCTCCGACCTCGCTTCAACCCCTTCCAAAGATGCCCTCAATGCCTCTCAGAAGCTCGTCTCCGATCAGATTCCACCTGATGCTCAAACCACTTCTgctacttcttcttcttcttcctctagTAAGCCCTGGAATTTCTTCAAGTATAGTTTGATTGGTGCTCTCACAGGTGCAACTGCGGTTGCTGGTTACGCCAGTTATG ATTTCAAACCTAAGTTCTTCCTCCATTTTCCACTTCTCTCTAAAATTTCTTCACTTATCGGGTCCCTCCCACCACCCAGTTCTAAGTCTGAAGAATAG
- the LOC116405049 gene encoding mitochondrial import inner membrane translocase subunit TIM50-like isoform X2 produces the protein MSPLIFRSRFFSLLKNRHGRLMSSDLASTPSKDALNASQKLVSDQIPPDAQTTSATSSSSSSSKPWNFFKYSLIGALTGATAVAGYASYAYSYDEIEEKAKTLRRSASHTSRKV, from the exons ATGTCCCCTCTCATTTTCCGATCCCGATTCTTTTCCCTTCTGAAGAATCGCCATGGCCGTCTTATGAGCTCCGACCTCGCTTCAACCCCTTCCAAAGATGCCCTCAATGCCTCTCAGAAGCTCGTCTCCGATCAGATTCCACCTGATGCTCAAACCACTTCTgctacttcttcttcttcttcctctagTAAGCCCTGGAATTTCTTCAAGTATAGTTTGATTGGTGCTCTCACAGGTGCAACTGCGGTTGCTGGTTACGCCAGTTATG CCTATAGTTATGATGAAATTGAGGAGAAGGCGAAAACTTTACGTCGTTCTGCTAGTCATACATCGAGGAaagtttaa